A part of Streptomyces sp. NBC_01451 genomic DNA contains:
- a CDS encoding PH domain-containing protein, whose protein sequence is MGGDIGGRDGDSDGIEREYRKRRKLPRGVFVYPACTMSYCLLQFNRSSSVPGWAKAVLLAVIVTALARWTVYLRRGHTLVEAHGISVRGAVIERRWAWHDIYDIRTQPVPKGPSHRRKWLVHLYDTDGRRFLLPHVDDWQLDDPPAEVDELRTVAARHRGMTWEPRPATEARIRRRAAHRKAWERAVTGALVVLLCTFLLSLVLVITTDDAPALLLLLWIPLAAFALLSAFLHWRCARTVANA, encoded by the coding sequence ATGGGCGGGGACATCGGTGGCCGTGACGGTGACAGTGACGGGATCGAGCGGGAGTACCGGAAGCGGCGAAAGTTGCCCCGGGGAGTGTTCGTCTACCCCGCCTGCACGATGTCGTACTGCCTGCTCCAATTCAACCGGTCGTCCTCCGTGCCCGGTTGGGCGAAGGCCGTACTCCTGGCGGTCATCGTGACGGCCCTCGCGCGGTGGACGGTGTACCTGCGCCGCGGGCACACGCTGGTCGAAGCGCACGGGATCTCGGTACGCGGGGCCGTGATCGAACGCCGGTGGGCCTGGCACGACATCTACGACATCCGGACCCAGCCGGTCCCCAAGGGACCCTCCCACAGGCGCAAGTGGCTGGTCCACCTGTACGACACCGACGGCCGGCGGTTTCTCCTCCCGCACGTCGACGACTGGCAGTTGGACGACCCACCGGCCGAGGTCGACGAGCTGCGAACCGTCGCCGCCCGGCACCGGGGCATGACCTGGGAGCCGCGCCCGGCGACCGAGGCGCGCATCCGGAGACGGGCCGCGCACCGCAAGGCCTGGGAACGGGCGGTCACCGGCGCGCTCGTCGTGCTCCTGTGCACCTTCCTGCTCTCGTTGGTGCTGGTGATCACGACGGACGACGCACCGGCCCTCCTTCTGCTGCTGTGGATCCCCTTGGCCGCCTTCGCCCTCCTCTCGGCCTTCCTCCACTGGCGCTGCGCACGAACGGTAGCCAACGCATAA
- a CDS encoding DUF397 domain-containing protein, with protein MRSTDLNHTSDLGAAARRESSHSEGGADNCVEVADGCAGLVPARDSEAPQGPALVLGAGGRGRRR; from the coding sequence TTGAGGAGCACTGACCTGAACCACACCTCCGATCTCGGCGCTGCCGCCCGGCGCGAGTCGAGCCACAGCGAGGGAGGGGCGGACAACTGCGTCGAGGTCGCCGACGGCTGCGCGGGCCTGGTCCCGGCCCGGGACAGCGAGGCGCCTCAGGGGCCCGCCCTGGTCCTCGGTGCCGGGGGGCGTGGGCGGCGTAGGTGA
- a CDS encoding pectinesterase family protein: MSETRSKSRSRSRHRRRKTALLAGVPLALTSAGAMAYGGVFGVFGADAQPKASAASSTASALAGVTDVANGFASVNALGQNGTYGGRDGQTVTVKTLADLEKYATAAEPYIIVVAATINMNPVGKEIKVASDKTIIGSGTSGQIVGGGFFLGTGVHNVIIRNLTIRDAYQGIWNDKEHDFDAVQMDGAHHVWIDHNDLRQMADGLIDSRKDTTYLTVSWNKLSQDNKAFGIGWTENTTADITIHHNWIRETEQRNPSTDNVAHAHLYNNYLEDEAGTTIKSSYGNYSRGKTNMVLENSYFQGMTNPVVRDATATLVQRGNVFSGTTGKNESGGSGAAWDPKTYYGYTLDKTADVPALLKSGAGPRSSVARATGTATTTATGTTTAAAATTLTVAADGSGQYRTVQAAVNAVPANNASRVIISVKPGTYRELVKVPSNKPHVTIQGSGGSRKDTTIVYNNASGTPKPDGSGTYGTGGSATVAVDADDFQARNLTISNDFDEATHQDIANQAVALRTSADKVFLDSVIISGDQDTLLVDTASKDKLGRVYITNSYVVGNTDFIFGRATAVIDKSVITLKKRWNGTSAGYVTAPSTAANRKGILIANSTVSGDVSDRSFYLGRNWHAGGDATLDPQTTIRNTALSAAIRTTPWSDMGGFSWKEDRFAEYKNTGAGSGAASSDRPQLTDAQATAQEVADWLGDWTPSAS, translated from the coding sequence GTGAGCGAAACCCGCAGCAAGTCCCGTAGCCGCAGCCGTCACCGCCGCCGCAAGACCGCACTGCTGGCCGGGGTCCCGCTTGCCCTCACCTCCGCCGGAGCCATGGCCTACGGCGGTGTCTTCGGCGTGTTCGGTGCGGACGCGCAGCCGAAGGCGTCCGCCGCCTCCTCCACCGCCTCCGCCCTCGCCGGTGTCACCGACGTCGCCAACGGCTTCGCCTCCGTCAACGCCCTCGGTCAGAACGGGACTTACGGCGGCCGGGACGGCCAGACCGTCACCGTGAAGACGCTCGCCGACCTGGAGAAGTACGCGACCGCCGCCGAGCCGTACATCATCGTCGTCGCGGCCACCATCAACATGAACCCGGTCGGCAAGGAGATCAAGGTCGCCTCCGACAAGACCATCATCGGGTCGGGAACCTCCGGGCAGATCGTCGGCGGCGGGTTCTTCCTCGGTACCGGGGTCCACAACGTCATCATCCGGAATCTCACCATCCGGGACGCCTACCAGGGCATCTGGAACGACAAGGAACACGACTTCGACGCCGTCCAGATGGACGGCGCCCATCACGTGTGGATCGATCACAACGACCTGCGGCAGATGGCCGACGGTCTGATCGACAGCCGCAAGGACACGACCTACCTGACCGTCTCCTGGAACAAACTGAGCCAGGACAACAAGGCCTTCGGCATCGGCTGGACCGAGAACACCACCGCCGACATCACGATCCACCACAACTGGATACGCGAGACCGAGCAGCGCAACCCGTCCACCGACAACGTGGCCCACGCGCACCTCTACAACAACTACCTGGAGGACGAGGCGGGGACCACCATCAAGTCCTCGTACGGCAATTACTCCCGCGGCAAGACCAACATGGTGCTGGAGAACTCCTACTTCCAGGGCATGACCAACCCCGTCGTCCGCGACGCCACCGCCACCCTCGTCCAGCGCGGCAACGTCTTCTCGGGGACGACGGGCAAGAACGAGAGCGGGGGGTCGGGCGCGGCCTGGGACCCGAAGACGTACTACGGCTACACCCTGGACAAGACGGCCGACGTGCCCGCGCTGCTCAAGTCCGGTGCGGGGCCGCGCAGTTCCGTGGCCAGGGCGACCGGCACCGCGACCACCACGGCCACCGGCACCACCACGGCCGCCGCCGCGACCACTCTCACCGTCGCCGCCGACGGCTCCGGCCAGTACCGGACAGTGCAGGCCGCCGTGAACGCCGTACCCGCGAACAACGCCTCCCGGGTGATCATCTCCGTCAAGCCGGGCACGTACCGCGAGCTGGTCAAGGTCCCGTCGAACAAGCCGCACGTCACCATCCAGGGCAGCGGCGGCAGCCGCAAGGACACCACGATCGTCTACAACAACGCTTCCGGTACGCCGAAGCCCGACGGCTCCGGCACGTACGGCACCGGCGGCAGCGCCACCGTCGCCGTCGACGCGGACGACTTCCAGGCCCGCAACCTCACCATCTCCAACGACTTCGACGAGGCCACGCACCAGGACATCGCCAACCAGGCGGTCGCTCTGCGCACCTCCGCCGACAAGGTGTTCCTCGACAGCGTCATCATCAGCGGCGACCAGGACACCCTGCTGGTGGACACCGCGTCCAAGGACAAGCTGGGCCGCGTCTACATCACCAACTCCTACGTCGTCGGCAACACCGACTTCATCTTCGGCCGGGCCACCGCCGTGATCGACAAGTCGGTCATCACGCTGAAGAAGCGCTGGAACGGCACCTCGGCCGGTTACGTCACGGCCCCCAGCACCGCCGCGAACCGCAAGGGCATCCTGATCGCCAACTCCACGGTCAGCGGCGACGTCTCCGACCGCAGCTTCTACCTCGGCCGCAACTGGCACGCGGGCGGCGACGCGACCCTCGACCCGCAGACCACGATCCGCAACACGGCCCTGAGCGCGGCGATCAGGACCACCCCCTGGTCCGACATGGGCGGCTTCTCCTGGAAGGAGGACCGCTTCGCCGAGTACAAGAACACCGGCGCGGGCTCGGGCGCCGCGAGCAGCGACCGCCCCCAGCTGACCGACGCCCAGGCCACCGCCCAGGAGGTCGCCGACTGGCTGGGCGACTGGACACCGTCCGCCTCCTGA
- a CDS encoding HAMP domain-containing sensor histidine kinase — MSRVGRRFRTLPIRARLSMLVAAAVAFAVAAVSVTCWFIVQGKLYDQVDNQLDSAVFRLNEGQVTALLAACPKNVTEQTDAMRPRDYFVQVVKADGTVCVFTDSVGVMKATARDKSMATDPDLSLRIFHNSTDNVGKDVRVRTTPVVLGFGPNVEIYPDVALMVGVSLKETQKTLNELALVLLLVSGIGVVGAGAAGLAVARAGLRPVDKLTEAVEHVARTEDLSIRIPVEQESDDEIARLSRSFNSMTSSLANSRELQQQLIADAGHELRTPLTSLRTNIELLTRSEETGRPIPEADRKALLASVKAQMTELAALIGDLQELSRSEGQRGERVQVVALEDTVESALRRARLRGPELTITADIQPWFVRGEPSALERAVVNILDNAVKFSPESGTIEVQLSGGVLTVRDHGPGIPAEEIPHVFDRFWRSPSARALPGSGLGLSIVARTVQQAGGEVTLARAQGGGTVATVRLPGAPVPPPETV; from the coding sequence ATGAGCAGAGTGGGACGCCGGTTCCGTACCCTGCCGATCCGGGCGCGACTGTCGATGCTGGTCGCTGCCGCTGTGGCGTTCGCGGTGGCGGCGGTTTCGGTGACTTGCTGGTTCATCGTGCAGGGGAAGTTGTACGACCAGGTGGACAACCAGCTCGACAGCGCTGTCTTCAGACTCAATGAGGGTCAGGTCACGGCTTTGCTGGCAGCATGCCCGAAAAACGTGACTGAACAGACCGACGCTATGCGGCCCAGGGACTACTTTGTGCAGGTGGTGAAGGCGGACGGCACTGTCTGCGTCTTCACCGACTCCGTAGGCGTCATGAAGGCCACAGCCCGAGATAAGAGCATGGCGACGGACCCTGATCTGAGCCTGCGGATCTTCCACAACAGCACCGACAACGTTGGGAAGGACGTACGAGTACGGACCACCCCCGTCGTGCTGGGGTTTGGCCCCAATGTTGAGATCTACCCAGATGTCGCGCTGATGGTCGGCGTCTCTCTCAAAGAGACTCAGAAGACGCTGAACGAACTCGCGCTCGTCCTCCTGCTCGTCTCCGGCATCGGAGTCGTCGGCGCCGGCGCGGCCGGTCTGGCCGTGGCCCGCGCGGGTCTGCGTCCGGTAGACAAGCTCACGGAGGCTGTCGAACACGTCGCCCGCACCGAGGACTTGAGTATCCGCATTCCCGTGGAACAGGAGAGCGACGACGAGATCGCCCGCCTCTCTCGCTCCTTCAACTCGATGACGTCTTCGCTGGCCAACTCCCGCGAGCTGCAACAGCAGTTGATCGCGGACGCAGGTCACGAACTCCGCACGCCCCTGACTTCCCTCCGCACGAACATCGAACTCCTCACCCGCAGTGAGGAGACCGGCCGCCCGATCCCCGAGGCGGACCGCAAGGCGCTGCTCGCCTCGGTGAAGGCCCAGATGACCGAACTGGCCGCCCTGATCGGCGACTTGCAGGAGCTGTCCCGCTCGGAGGGCCAGCGTGGCGAACGCGTTCAGGTGGTCGCCCTGGAGGACACGGTCGAGTCGGCCCTGCGCCGGGCCCGCCTGCGTGGCCCCGAGCTGACGATCACGGCGGACATCCAGCCCTGGTTCGTCCGGGGGGAACCGTCGGCGCTGGAGCGGGCGGTGGTCAACATCCTGGACAACGCGGTGAAGTTCAGCCCCGAGAGCGGCACGATCGAGGTCCAGCTGAGCGGCGGTGTCCTGACGGTCCGCGACCACGGGCCCGGCATCCCCGCCGAGGAGATCCCCCACGTCTTCGACCGCTTCTGGCGCTCACCTTCGGCACGCGCCCTCCCCGGTTCCGGCCTGGGCCTGTCGATCGTCGCCCGTACGGTCCAGCAGGCGGGCGGCGAGGTCACGCTGGCCCGCGCACAGGGCGGCGGCACGGTGGCCACGGTACGGCTGCCGGGCGCGCCGGTGCCGCCGCCGGAGACGGTTTGA
- a CDS encoding bifunctional metallophosphatase/5'-nucleotidase gives MPATPQPYHRRRRRTRVLLAGVAGIATVGALAAAALPASAGDSSYKPAGQGHSKPSRYQDVQLLSFNDLHGNLEPPSGSSGRVTELQADGTTKTIDAGGVEYLATHLREARGDNPYSITAAGGDMVGASPLISGLFHDEPTIEALNGLDLDVTSVGNHEFDEGAKELARLQNGGCHPTDGCYVKGKKFKGADFPYLAANVLDEKTRKPILKPYWVWKKNGVKIGFIGVTLEDTPGVVSADGVKGLKFKDEVETINKYAKELEKQGVKSVVALIHEGGLPASGSYNYDCDAAGAGSGISGPIVDIAKNVTPKVDALVTGHTHAAYACTIPDPSGKPRTVTSAASFGRLYTDTTLTYDRWTGDIARTAVSSANHVVTRTVAKATDMTDLIARWNTLAAPIGNRAIGYISGDINNTGTESPMGDLIADAQLAYGKKLDPETDLALMNPGGIRAGLTYAAKGAEGDGVVTYAEGFTVQPFSNTVNLQDFTGAQLISVLQEQVSGTNAASPKVLQVSSGLTYTLDLTKAGAERLVAASVRLNGAAIDPAATYRVATNSFLAGGGDGFTTLGQGTNDLVGTDDLAALADYLTANSTATTPIAPPAANRITIVK, from the coding sequence ATGCCAGCCACACCCCAGCCGTACCACCGCCGCAGACGCCGTACGCGCGTGCTGCTCGCCGGCGTAGCCGGTATCGCCACGGTCGGCGCTCTCGCCGCCGCCGCTCTTCCGGCCAGTGCCGGGGACAGCTCGTACAAGCCCGCCGGTCAGGGGCACAGCAAGCCGAGTCGCTACCAGGACGTGCAGCTGCTGTCCTTCAACGACCTGCACGGCAACCTGGAGCCGCCGTCCGGCTCCTCCGGCCGGGTCACCGAACTCCAGGCCGACGGCACGACGAAGACGATCGACGCGGGCGGTGTCGAGTACCTCGCCACGCACCTGCGCGAGGCGCGCGGGGACAACCCGTACTCGATCACGGCGGCCGGCGGCGACATGGTCGGCGCCTCCCCGCTGATCTCGGGTCTCTTCCACGACGAGCCCACCATCGAGGCGCTCAACGGCCTCGACCTCGACGTCACCTCCGTCGGCAACCACGAGTTCGACGAGGGCGCCAAGGAACTGGCCCGCCTCCAGAACGGCGGCTGCCACCCGACGGACGGCTGCTACGTCAAGGGTAAGAAGTTCAAGGGCGCGGACTTCCCCTACCTCGCGGCGAACGTGCTCGACGAGAAGACCAGGAAGCCGATCCTCAAGCCCTACTGGGTGTGGAAGAAGAACGGCGTCAAGATCGGCTTCATCGGCGTGACCCTTGAGGACACCCCGGGTGTCGTCTCCGCCGACGGTGTGAAGGGCCTCAAGTTCAAGGACGAGGTCGAGACGATCAACAAGTACGCCAAGGAGCTGGAGAAGCAGGGCGTCAAGTCGGTCGTCGCGCTGATCCACGAGGGCGGTCTCCCGGCCTCGGGCTCGTACAACTACGACTGCGACGCGGCGGGCGCCGGCTCCGGCATCTCCGGTCCGATCGTCGACATCGCGAAGAACGTCACCCCGAAGGTCGACGCGCTGGTCACCGGCCACACCCACGCCGCGTACGCCTGCACGATCCCCGACCCGTCGGGCAAGCCGCGCACGGTCACCTCGGCCGCGTCCTTCGGCCGCCTGTACACGGACACCACGCTGACGTACGACCGCTGGACGGGTGACATCGCCCGTACCGCCGTCTCCTCCGCGAACCACGTGGTCACCCGGACCGTCGCCAAGGCCACGGACATGACCGACCTGATCGCCCGGTGGAACACCCTCGCGGCGCCCATCGGCAACCGCGCGATCGGCTACATCTCCGGCGACATCAACAACACCGGCACCGAGTCCCCGATGGGCGACCTCATCGCCGACGCGCAACTGGCGTACGGCAAGAAGCTCGACCCGGAGACCGACCTCGCGCTGATGAACCCGGGCGGTATCCGCGCGGGGCTCACCTACGCGGCGAAGGGCGCCGAGGGCGACGGTGTCGTCACCTACGCCGAGGGCTTCACGGTCCAGCCGTTCTCCAACACGGTGAACCTGCAGGACTTCACCGGCGCGCAGCTGATCTCCGTACTCCAGGAGCAGGTGAGCGGCACGAACGCGGCCTCCCCGAAGGTGCTCCAGGTGTCGTCGGGGCTCACCTACACCCTTGACCTGACGAAGGCGGGCGCGGAACGCCTCGTCGCCGCCTCGGTCAGGCTGAACGGTGCGGCGATCGACCCGGCCGCCACCTACCGCGTCGCGACGAACAGCTTCCTCGCGGGCGGCGGCGACGGCTTCACGACGCTGGGCCAGGGCACGAACGACCTGGTCGGCACGGACGACCTCGCGGCACTGGCGGACTACCTGACCGCCAACTCCACGGCCACGACGCCGATCGCGCCTCCGGCGGCGAACCGGATCACGATCGTGAAGTAG
- the mshD gene encoding mycothiol synthase has protein sequence MTSDDTARPGSPGSPELSRSIETLAALTPEQADAVLALLADAARTDGQQAVSEQGRLQLRGGAREGVSHFLLIVGGELVGYAQLEDTDPVEAPAAELVVHPAHRGHGHGRALGSALLAASGKRLRVWAHGGHSAARHLAQVLGLALFRELRQLRRPLTDLELPEPKLPEDVTVRTFVPGEDDAAWLAVNAAAFAHHPEQGSLTQRDLEDRRAEAWFDPEGFFLAFRDGELIGFHWTKTHAAEGLGEVYVIGLRPGAQGGGLGRALTTIGLRHLAERGLPTAMLYVDADNTAAVSLYERLGFETHETDLMYRTES, from the coding sequence ATGACCAGCGACGACACCGCGCGCCCCGGCTCCCCCGGCTCTCCCGAACTGTCCCGCTCCATCGAGACCCTGGCCGCCCTCACTCCCGAGCAGGCGGACGCCGTCCTCGCACTGCTCGCGGACGCCGCCCGGACCGACGGCCAGCAGGCGGTGTCCGAGCAGGGGCGGCTCCAACTGCGCGGGGGCGCCCGCGAGGGCGTGTCGCACTTCCTCCTGATCGTCGGCGGCGAACTCGTCGGCTACGCGCAACTGGAGGACACCGATCCCGTCGAGGCGCCGGCCGCCGAACTGGTCGTCCACCCGGCCCACCGCGGCCACGGTCACGGGCGTGCCCTCGGCTCGGCCCTGCTGGCCGCCTCCGGCAAGCGGCTGCGCGTCTGGGCGCACGGCGGCCACTCCGCCGCCCGGCACCTCGCCCAGGTCCTCGGCCTCGCCCTCTTCCGCGAACTGCGCCAGCTGCGGCGGCCGTTGACCGACCTGGAGCTGCCCGAGCCGAAGCTCCCGGAGGACGTGACGGTACGGACCTTCGTGCCCGGGGAGGACGACGCGGCCTGGCTCGCCGTGAACGCCGCCGCCTTCGCCCACCACCCCGAGCAGGGCTCCCTCACCCAGCGCGACCTCGAAGACCGCAGGGCCGAGGCCTGGTTCGACCCGGAGGGCTTCTTCCTCGCCTTCCGCGACGGCGAACTCATCGGCTTCCACTGGACGAAGACGCACGCGGCGGAGGGCCTCGGCGAGGTGTACGTCATCGGCCTGCGGCCGGGCGCCCAGGGCGGCGGCCTCGGCCGGGCGCTGACGACGATCGGCCTGCGCCACCTGGCGGAGCGCGGGCTGCCCACGGCGATGCTGTACGTCGACGCGGACAACACGGCGGCGGTGAGCCTGTACGAGCGGCTGGGCTTCGAGACCCACGAGACGGACCTCATGTACCGGACCGAGTCCTGA
- a CDS encoding ABC transporter ATP-binding protein encodes MREVREAFRRFWPLTRGDRKWLVAIVACVVVSALAETAAILLFAELTDNALEAGSLAAFWGPAGAWLAVAVLGALVGYAGNSLATWTAERFVLRLRAGVFRHVQDLPPDFFQKHRQGDLVERLTGDVEAIEQMVVSGVVGTVSAAFSALFYSAAALWLRWDLALVTFFLAPLFLLAARRFAGRIRTASQDERVADGAITSVVEESLGNIVLTQAYNRRRDEEKRLDREARAWMRASVRGARLSEMYEQFVEVVETLCVLTVIGLGVWEISAGRMSLGALLAFAAFVGYLYPPIRSLGQLGLTLTAATAGAERLGELLDAEPAVADPAEPVAQWPVRGWVSVHGASFTYPGEDTGRRPSLREVTFTAAPGELVLITGASGAGKSTLSKLLTRFYDPSAGVICLDGVPLTDVPLTFLRENVALLPQETLILHGSIRENIECGRPGASDADIEAAARAADAHDFVTALPEGYGTRIAPGTATLSGGQLQRIAIARAMLRRAPVLVLDEPTAGLDSIAARRIVPALRRLMAGRTTIMITHDLSLAPDADRILVVDEGRLAETGTHDELIARGGVYARLAAPLPLSPSASAPLVPDHGYRREETLTLALRV; translated from the coding sequence ATGAGAGAAGTGCGGGAGGCGTTCCGCCGGTTCTGGCCGCTGACGCGCGGCGACCGTAAATGGCTGGTGGCGATCGTCGCGTGCGTGGTGGTGTCCGCGCTGGCCGAGACCGCCGCGATCCTGCTGTTCGCGGAGCTGACGGACAACGCCCTTGAGGCGGGTTCCCTCGCCGCCTTCTGGGGCCCGGCCGGCGCCTGGCTGGCCGTCGCCGTGCTCGGCGCGCTCGTCGGCTACGCCGGAAACTCGCTCGCCACCTGGACCGCCGAGAGATTCGTGCTGCGGCTGCGGGCGGGCGTCTTCCGGCACGTCCAGGATCTGCCGCCCGACTTCTTCCAGAAGCACCGCCAGGGCGACCTGGTGGAGCGTCTGACGGGAGACGTCGAAGCCATCGAACAGATGGTCGTGTCCGGTGTCGTCGGTACGGTCTCCGCCGCCTTCTCGGCCCTCTTCTACTCCGCCGCCGCCCTCTGGCTGCGCTGGGACCTGGCCCTCGTCACCTTCTTCCTGGCCCCCCTCTTCCTCCTCGCCGCCCGCCGCTTCGCCGGCCGCATCAGGACGGCGAGCCAGGACGAGCGCGTCGCCGACGGCGCGATCACCTCGGTGGTGGAGGAGTCCCTCGGCAACATCGTCCTCACCCAGGCCTACAACCGCCGCCGAGACGAGGAGAAGCGCCTCGACCGGGAGGCCCGCGCCTGGATGCGGGCGAGTGTGCGCGGGGCGCGGCTGAGCGAGATGTACGAACAGTTCGTCGAGGTCGTCGAGACGCTGTGCGTCCTCACGGTGATCGGACTCGGCGTCTGGGAGATCTCCGCCGGCCGGATGTCACTGGGCGCCCTTCTCGCCTTCGCGGCCTTCGTCGGCTACCTCTACCCGCCGATCCGCAGCCTCGGCCAGCTCGGGCTGACCCTGACGGCGGCGACCGCGGGCGCGGAACGCCTCGGCGAACTGCTGGACGCCGAGCCCGCCGTCGCCGACCCGGCCGAGCCGGTGGCCCAGTGGCCCGTGCGCGGCTGGGTCAGCGTCCACGGCGCCTCCTTCACCTACCCGGGCGAGGACACCGGCCGGCGGCCGTCGCTGCGCGAGGTGACCTTCACCGCCGCCCCCGGCGAACTGGTCCTCATCACCGGAGCCAGCGGCGCCGGAAAGTCCACCCTGTCGAAACTCCTCACCCGCTTCTACGACCCCTCAGCCGGCGTGATCTGCCTGGACGGCGTCCCGCTGACCGACGTACCGCTCACCTTCCTGCGCGAGAACGTGGCGCTGCTCCCGCAGGAGACGCTGATCCTGCACGGTTCGATCCGCGAGAACATCGAGTGCGGGCGCCCCGGCGCGAGCGACGCGGACATCGAGGCCGCGGCCCGGGCTGCCGACGCGCACGACTTCGTCACCGCGCTCCCGGAGGGGTACGGCACGCGGATCGCCCCCGGCACGGCCACGCTCTCCGGCGGCCAGTTGCAGCGGATCGCCATCGCCCGGGCCATGCTGCGCCGGGCCCCGGTACTGGTCCTCGACGAGCCGACGGCCGGCCTGGACTCGATCGCCGCCCGCCGGATCGTCCCGGCGCTGCGCCGCCTGATGGCAGGCCGTACGACCATCATGATCACCCACGATCTGAGTCTCGCCCCGGACGCGGACCGCATCCTGGTCGTCGACGAGGGCCGCCTCGCCGAGACGGGCACGCACGACGAACTGATCGCGCGGGGCGGGGTGTACGCGAGGCTCGCGGCCCCCCTGCCACTGTCGCCCTCAGCCTCAGCGCCACTGGTGCCGGACCACGGCTATCGGCGGGAGGAGACGCTGACGCTGGCCCTGAGGGTGTAA
- a CDS encoding response regulator transcription factor, with product MTRKILLADDDAAIREGLDRVLRFEGYETVLAGDGRAALALVAEPDTAPDLVLMDVTMPGLDGLAATRRLRASGCTVPILMITGRAAVGDRIVALDNGADDYLMKPFATEELLARVRALLRRSPRREPRPPSRLAGISFQDVLLDPRTRTVTRADRRLDLTKTEFNLLEYLLRRPDRVLGRVQILKDVWGFDFEPTSNTLDVYVMYLRRKMESRGEPRLIHTVRGMGYTLRASVSVSSRR from the coding sequence ATGACGCGGAAGATCCTGCTGGCCGACGACGACGCGGCCATACGTGAAGGGCTCGACCGGGTGCTCAGGTTCGAGGGGTACGAGACCGTGCTCGCCGGGGACGGCCGCGCGGCTCTCGCACTGGTCGCCGAACCGGACACCGCACCCGACCTCGTGCTCATGGACGTCACCATGCCCGGCCTCGACGGGCTCGCCGCGACCCGGCGGCTGCGGGCCTCGGGGTGCACCGTCCCGATCCTGATGATCACCGGGCGGGCCGCTGTCGGGGACCGGATCGTCGCGCTCGACAACGGCGCCGACGACTACCTGATGAAGCCCTTCGCCACCGAGGAACTCCTCGCGCGCGTAAGGGCGTTACTGCGCCGCAGCCCGCGTCGCGAACCCCGGCCGCCCTCGCGGCTCGCGGGCATCAGCTTCCAGGACGTCCTCCTGGACCCGCGGACCCGTACCGTCACCCGTGCCGACCGCCGACTCGACCTCACCAAGACCGAGTTCAACCTTCTCGAATACCTGCTGCGCCGGCCCGACAGGGTCCTGGGCCGGGTCCAGATCCTCAAGGACGTCTGGGGCTTCGACTTCGAGCCCACCTCCAACACCCTTGATGTGTACGTCATGTACCTGCGCCGGAAAATGGAGAGCCGGGGCGAACCCCGGCTCATCCACACCGTGCGCGGGATGGGTTACACCCTCAGGGCCAGCGTCAGCGTCTCCTCCCGCCGATAG
- a CDS encoding AraC family transcriptional regulator has translation MIGTVFRTDDVPAGDRFDYWQELVGRTRSSALVSEHAADFWAEQRLMELGPVVVSRMSFMPTRYHRTPKMVRQADPELYHLTLLIDGGLALDHAGRASTFTSRDLHLADSSQPYDVRSADDRQGGLVMGMAVDFPKALLPLPPHRVRELLGRRLPGEEGVGALLADFVVGLDRQAHTLQPSDAPRLGTVVLDLMSAWFAQLLETEAALSPETRGRAMAQRVQDYIRQNLHDPELTPPVIAAAHNISLSYLHRIFQEQTRGEPVAAWIRRRRLENAHRDLANPALRGTPIHVIAARWGYRRPSDFTRAFRGAYGMSPRDYRQQTVSQAQ, from the coding sequence ATGATCGGGACGGTGTTCCGTACGGACGACGTACCTGCGGGCGACAGGTTCGACTACTGGCAGGAACTGGTCGGCCGGACGCGCTCCAGCGCACTCGTCAGCGAGCACGCCGCCGACTTCTGGGCGGAGCAGCGGCTGATGGAGCTGGGGCCGGTGGTCGTGAGCCGGATGTCGTTCATGCCGACGCGTTACCACCGGACCCCGAAAATGGTGCGCCAGGCCGACCCCGAGCTGTATCACCTGACACTGCTGATCGACGGCGGGCTGGCGCTGGACCACGCCGGGCGGGCCAGCACGTTCACCTCACGTGACCTGCACCTGGCCGACAGTTCGCAGCCGTACGACGTCAGATCGGCGGACGACCGGCAGGGCGGTCTCGTCATGGGCATGGCCGTGGACTTCCCCAAGGCACTGCTTCCCCTGCCGCCGCACCGGGTACGGGAGTTGCTGGGCCGGCGGCTGCCGGGGGAGGAGGGGGTCGGCGCGCTTCTGGCGGACTTCGTCGTCGGACTGGACCGGCAGGCTCACACCCTCCAGCCGTCCGACGCGCCGCGCCTGGGCACGGTCGTCCTCGACCTCATGTCGGCCTGGTTCGCCCAACTGCTGGAAACGGAAGCCGCGTTGTCGCCGGAAACCCGGGGCCGGGCCATGGCGCAACGCGTCCAGGACTACATCAGGCAGAACCTGCACGACCCCGAACTGACCCCGCCGGTGATCGCCGCCGCCCACAACATCTCGCTCAGCTACCTGCACCGCATCTTCCAGGAGCAGACGCGGGGCGAACCCGTCGCGGCCTGGATCCGCCGCCGACGCCTGGAGAACGCCCACCGGGACCTGGCGAACCCCGCGCTGCGCGGCACCCCGATCCACGTCATCGCCGCCCGCTGGGGCTACCGGCGCCCCTCCGACTTCACCAGGGCGTTCCGGGGCGCGTACGGGATGTCGCCCAGGGACTACCGCCAACAGACGGTGTCGCAGGCCCAGTAG